A region of Streptomyces sp. R44 DNA encodes the following proteins:
- a CDS encoding sigma-70 family RNA polymerase sigma factor — MTPAHDTLTQRPARPARSAHAPDADTDAATTRLALAARDGDPAKADLFVRALHRDVRRYVTYLSADRQAADDLTQEVFLRALAALPRFEGRSSARTWLLSIARRTVVDSLRHAAARPRLSDRDDWQTEAEHTQPQGLPGFEDGIALAELLAAIPAERKEAFVLTQLLGLPYAEAAEAIGCPVGTVRSRVARARTSLVALLRGEEEAVRLTESVPGGDAPPRRRFTRAPALA; from the coding sequence ATGACTCCTGCCCACGACACCCTCACTCAGCGCCCGGCGAGACCAGCCCGCTCGGCACACGCGCCGGACGCGGACACCGACGCGGCGACGACACGGCTCGCGCTGGCCGCCCGGGACGGCGACCCGGCCAAGGCCGACCTCTTCGTACGCGCCCTGCACCGCGACGTCCGGCGCTATGTGACCTACCTCAGCGCCGACCGCCAGGCGGCCGACGATCTCACGCAGGAGGTCTTCCTCCGCGCGCTCGCCGCACTGCCCCGCTTCGAGGGGCGTTCCTCGGCCCGTACGTGGCTTCTGTCGATCGCCCGCCGGACGGTGGTCGACAGCCTGCGGCACGCGGCCGCCCGTCCACGTCTCTCCGACCGGGACGACTGGCAGACGGAGGCCGAACACACCCAGCCCCAGGGGCTGCCCGGCTTCGAGGACGGCATCGCGCTCGCCGAGCTCCTGGCCGCCATTCCGGCCGAGCGGAAGGAGGCCTTCGTCCTCACCCAGCTCCTGGGCCTGCCCTACGCCGAGGCAGCGGAGGCCATCGGCTGTCCCGTCGGCACGGTCCGCTCACGGGTGGCACGGGCCCGGACCTCCCTGGTCGCCCTGCTGCGGGGCGAGGAGGAGGCGGTGCGCCTGACGGAGTCCGTCCCGGGTGGCGACGCGCCGCCACGGAGACGGTTCACGCGGGCACCGGCGCTCGCCTGA